A portion of the Pseudomonas synxantha BG33R genome contains these proteins:
- a CDS encoding AAA family ATPase, translated as MSSIFQRPELAESMANQLLNPGVLDEGLRSGLFLSGLRRTGKTTFLRNDLIPALEAAGALVIYVDLWSDTLANPATLVHNAIHKTLKELQTPGSSALEMLKRVSNVDFGAAGFKFGFKLDSVGNPDGPTLAQALTEVVDQAKTDLVLIIDEVQHAISSDDGNQLLLALKAARDAINPRPDTPGYFLFIGTGSHRAQVSELTAKRNQAFSGATSAAYPLLKGDYVEFLLNRLAMTVKKEKLPSLEVAIEAFNTLGNRPEEMLKALRQLLQQEGDPDLFLPVIASTLRSAAANIELEKVEQLGSLAQAIFNKIAATEGDARGIFSIDAAAEYSKMVGREVRVEEIQPVVIALVAENIIMRRGHGIYAITDQFVQEIWLEERALIGGS; from the coding sequence ATGAGCAGCATATTTCAACGCCCTGAATTGGCTGAATCGATGGCGAACCAGCTTCTGAACCCAGGAGTGCTTGATGAAGGCTTGCGCTCAGGCCTTTTTCTGTCTGGCCTGCGCCGCACGGGTAAAACGACTTTTCTGAGAAATGACCTGATCCCAGCCCTGGAAGCAGCAGGCGCCCTGGTGATCTACGTCGACCTCTGGAGTGACACGCTGGCCAACCCGGCAACGCTCGTGCACAACGCCATCCACAAAACCCTGAAAGAACTACAAACCCCAGGCTCGTCGGCACTGGAGATGCTCAAGCGCGTCAGCAACGTTGACTTCGGTGCAGCGGGATTCAAATTCGGTTTCAAGCTCGACAGCGTCGGTAACCCAGACGGCCCGACATTGGCTCAAGCACTGACAGAGGTGGTCGACCAGGCGAAGACCGATCTAGTGCTGATCATCGACGAAGTGCAACACGCCATTTCCTCTGATGACGGGAATCAGCTGCTACTGGCACTCAAGGCTGCACGTGATGCGATCAATCCACGCCCTGATACGCCAGGGTATTTCCTCTTTATTGGTACTGGCTCTCATAGGGCGCAAGTAAGTGAGTTAACCGCCAAACGCAATCAGGCATTTTCCGGCGCCACGTCAGCTGCGTATCCGCTGCTAAAAGGTGATTACGTCGAGTTTCTGCTCAATCGTCTTGCGATGACGGTAAAGAAAGAAAAGCTCCCCTCTCTCGAAGTTGCCATCGAGGCATTCAACACCTTGGGGAATAGACCTGAGGAAATGCTAAAGGCCCTGCGCCAACTCTTGCAGCAGGAGGGTGATCCCGACCTTTTCCTCCCCGTGATTGCCAGCACATTACGCTCGGCGGCAGCGAATATTGAGCTTGAAAAAGTCGAGCAACTGGGCAGCCTGGCTCAGGCGATTTTCAACAAAATCGCCGCAACCGAAGGGGATGCCCGCGGGATATTCTCTATTGATGCAGCCGCTGAGTATTCAAAAATGGTCGGCCGCGAAGTGCGGGTTGAAGAGATTCAACCGGTAGTGATTGCACTGGTGGCGGAGAACATCATCATGCGGCGCGGGCATGGGATTTATGCGATTACGGATCAGTTTGTTCAGGAGATTTGGTTGGAGGAGCGGGCGTTGATTGGAGGGAGCTAG
- a CDS encoding ABC transporter ATP-binding protein: MAQATPALEIRNLHKRYGELEVLKGISLTARDGDVISILGSSGSGKSTFLRCINLLENPHQGQILVAGEELKLKAAKNGELMAADGKQINRLRSEIGFVFQNFNLWPHMSILDNIIEAPRRVLGQSKAEAIEVAEALLAKVGIADKRHAYPAQLSGGQQQRAAIARTLAMQPKVILFDEPTSALDPEMVQEVLNVIRALAEEGRTMLLVTHEMGFARQVSSEVVFLHQGLVEEQGSPQQVFENPLSARCKQFMSSNR; encoded by the coding sequence ATGGCCCAGGCCACGCCCGCGCTTGAAATCCGCAACTTGCACAAACGCTATGGTGAGCTTGAGGTACTCAAGGGTATCTCGCTGACCGCTCGCGACGGCGATGTGATCTCGATCCTGGGTTCCTCCGGTTCCGGCAAGTCCACCTTCCTGCGTTGCATCAACCTGCTGGAAAACCCGCATCAGGGCCAGATCCTGGTAGCTGGCGAAGAGCTCAAGCTCAAAGCCGCAAAAAACGGCGAGCTGATGGCCGCCGACGGCAAGCAGATCAACCGCCTGCGCAGCGAAATTGGTTTTGTGTTTCAAAACTTTAACCTGTGGCCGCACATGAGCATCCTCGACAACATCATCGAGGCCCCTCGTCGCGTGCTCGGCCAAAGCAAGGCTGAAGCAATAGAAGTGGCCGAGGCCTTGCTGGCCAAGGTCGGTATTGCCGACAAGCGCCACGCGTACCCTGCACAACTCTCCGGCGGCCAGCAACAACGGGCGGCGATTGCGCGCACCCTGGCGATGCAACCTAAAGTCATCCTGTTCGATGAACCCACGTCGGCGCTTGACCCGGAAATGGTTCAGGAAGTACTTAATGTGATCCGCGCACTGGCCGAAGAAGGCCGCACCATGCTGCTGGTCACCCACGAAATGGGCTTCGCCCGCCAGGTATCCAGCGAAGTGGTGTTTTTGCACCAGGGCCTGGTCGAAGAGCAAGGATCGCCACAGCAGGTGTTTGAAAACCCGCTTTCGGCGCGCTGCAAACAATTCATGTCCAGCAACCGCTAA
- a CDS encoding methyltransferase, whose protein sequence is MRAKDVEARFQALDAFLIEYQGLWRPRPFTQLQLPWETEHPELSQWLRRRSLAEAEASHNQPYDLPAPAPFPQLAAHALRLSTVDKLPTHTLEPARHRLNVDVPGRKWQQIEAFGAALTFAQTPAHWLDWCAGKGHLGRRLLQPGQRLTCLEYDPALIASGQALSDHHSLPAAHCLQDVMTDVAIDPEHTPVALHACGDLHVRLLQLASAAGCKQLALAPCCYNRINAERYQALSAAGRASLLPLSIDDLGLPLSETVTAGNRVRQQRDTSMARRLGFDRLQRQLRGCDDYLPTPSLPTSWLDKSFADYCRELANLKNLSTGEQDWPALEAHGWQRLAEVRNLELVRGLFRRPLEMWLVLDRALFLSEQGYNVEVGTFCEPTLTPRNLMVLAQRE, encoded by the coding sequence ATGCGTGCCAAGGACGTTGAGGCACGCTTCCAGGCACTGGATGCATTCCTGATCGAGTACCAAGGGCTGTGGCGACCACGGCCCTTTACTCAGTTGCAGTTGCCCTGGGAAACCGAGCATCCCGAGTTATCCCAGTGGCTGCGTCGGCGTTCGTTGGCCGAAGCTGAAGCCAGTCACAACCAACCTTACGACCTGCCCGCGCCCGCACCTTTTCCACAGCTGGCCGCTCACGCGCTGCGCCTCAGCACTGTGGATAAGTTACCCACGCACACCCTTGAGCCTGCTCGCCATCGTTTGAATGTGGATGTGCCCGGGCGCAAGTGGCAACAGATCGAAGCCTTCGGCGCCGCACTGACTTTTGCCCAGACGCCTGCCCACTGGCTGGACTGGTGCGCCGGCAAAGGCCATCTTGGCCGCCGCCTGCTGCAACCCGGCCAACGGTTGACCTGCCTGGAATATGACCCGGCCCTGATTGCGTCCGGCCAAGCCCTGAGCGATCACCACAGCTTGCCCGCTGCCCATTGCCTGCAAGACGTGATGACCGATGTAGCGATCGACCCCGAACACACACCTGTGGCCCTGCACGCCTGCGGCGACCTGCACGTGCGCCTGCTGCAACTGGCCAGCGCCGCTGGCTGCAAACAATTGGCCCTGGCGCCCTGCTGCTACAACCGCATCAATGCCGAGCGCTACCAGGCACTGTCCGCCGCCGGGCGCGCCTCCTTGCTACCCCTGTCGATCGACGATCTGGGATTACCCCTGAGCGAAACCGTCACCGCCGGCAACCGCGTGCGCCAGCAACGGGACACCTCCATGGCGCGGCGCCTGGGCTTTGATCGACTACAGCGGCAACTGCGCGGCTGCGACGACTACCTGCCGACGCCCTCCCTGCCCACCAGTTGGCTGGATAAATCCTTCGCCGACTACTGCCGCGAGCTGGCAAACCTCAAGAATTTATCCACAGGTGAACAAGACTGGCCGGCGCTCGAAGCCCACGGCTGGCAGCGCCTGGCCGAAGTGCGAAACCTGGAGTTGGTAAGGGGTTTGTTTCGACGCCCACTGGAAATGTGGCTGGTGCTGGACCGCGCCCTGTTTTTGAGCGAACAGGGCTACAACGTCGAGGTCGGCACCTTCTGCGAACCAACACTCACCCCACGCAACCTGATGGTGCTGGCCCAGCGCGAATAA
- the gabP gene encoding GABA permease: MSSTQSSNDLEQGLKPRHVTMLSIAGVIGAGLFVGSGHAIAAAGPAVLLAYAAAGTLVVLVMRMLAEMAVASPDTGSFSTYADRAIGHWAGFTIGWLYWWFWVLVIPLEANAAATILHAWFPDVAIWVFTLVITLLLTATNLFSVKNYGEFEFWFALIKVVAIVGFVILGLAAIFGFLPTSQVSGVSHLFDTQGFMPNGMGAVLAAILTTMFSFMGTEIVTIAAAESKNPGQQITKATNSVIWRIGLFYLLSIFIVVSLVPWNDPTLAAVGSYQTVLERMGIPNAKLIVDLVVLVAVTSCLNSALYTASRMLFSLGRRGDAPAVAKRTNKSGTPYWAVLLSTGAAFLAVFANYVAPAAVFEFLLASSGAIALLVYLVIAVSQLRMRQKRAAAGEKIVFKMWLFPGLTYAVMVFIVGTLTIMLFQEAHRVEIIATGVLSLLVVLAGLFVASRRKAQKVGAAVLN; encoded by the coding sequence ATGAGTAGTACTCAAAGCTCCAATGACCTCGAACAGGGGCTCAAGCCGCGGCATGTCACCATGCTGTCGATTGCCGGCGTAATCGGCGCAGGTTTGTTTGTCGGCTCTGGCCATGCGATTGCTGCCGCCGGCCCCGCCGTGCTGCTGGCCTACGCGGCCGCCGGTACGTTGGTGGTGCTGGTGATGCGGATGCTGGCCGAGATGGCTGTGGCGTCACCCGATACCGGTTCGTTCTCTACCTATGCCGACCGCGCAATTGGTCACTGGGCTGGGTTTACCATTGGTTGGTTGTACTGGTGGTTCTGGGTGCTGGTGATTCCGTTGGAAGCCAACGCGGCGGCGACTATCCTGCACGCCTGGTTCCCCGACGTGGCGATTTGGGTGTTTACCCTGGTCATTACGTTGTTGCTGACTGCAACCAACCTGTTCAGCGTGAAGAACTACGGTGAGTTCGAGTTCTGGTTTGCGTTGATTAAAGTCGTGGCCATCGTCGGCTTTGTAATCCTCGGCCTGGCCGCGATCTTCGGCTTTTTGCCCACCAGCCAGGTCAGCGGTGTTTCGCACCTGTTCGATACCCAGGGCTTTATGCCTAATGGGATGGGCGCGGTTCTGGCAGCGATCCTGACCACCATGTTCTCGTTCATGGGCACTGAGATCGTCACCATCGCTGCAGCGGAATCCAAGAACCCCGGCCAGCAAATCACCAAGGCCACCAACTCGGTCATCTGGCGGATTGGTTTGTTTTACCTGCTGTCGATCTTCATTGTCGTGTCGCTGGTGCCTTGGAACGATCCGACCCTGGCCGCCGTAGGTTCCTACCAGACGGTACTTGAGCGCATGGGCATCCCGAATGCCAAGCTGATCGTCGACCTGGTGGTGCTGGTGGCTGTTACCAGTTGCCTCAACTCGGCGCTCTACACCGCCTCGCGTATGTTGTTCTCCCTCGGGCGTCGCGGTGATGCACCAGCGGTGGCCAAGCGCACCAACAAAAGTGGTACACCTTATTGGGCGGTGTTGCTGTCCACCGGTGCGGCGTTCCTGGCGGTATTTGCCAACTACGTGGCCCCGGCGGCCGTGTTCGAATTCCTGCTGGCCAGCTCCGGCGCCATTGCGTTGCTGGTGTATCTGGTGATTGCCGTGTCGCAACTGCGCATGCGTCAAAAGCGTGCGGCGGCGGGCGAGAAGATCGTGTTCAAAATGTGGCTGTTTCCTGGCCTGACGTACGCCGTGATGGTGTTTATCGTCGGTACGTTGACCATCATGCTGTTCCAGGAAGCGCACCGGGTCGAGATCATCGCGACGGGAGTGTTGAGCTTGCTGGTGGTGCTGGCTGGGTTGTTCGTGGCGAGCCGCCGCAAGGCCCAGAAGGTAGGCGCAGCAGTGCTCAACTGA
- a CDS encoding BRCT domain-containing protein, with amino-acid sequence MDLHNEFESSKFFHRDRIDRRAADALVGLAAGITADGAVNITEAVFLKQWLENNLAHLNDPVINLLYSRLACMLQDNALDKDESLELLNILRGFSGMGIERPKIGGTVVVAPTDLPFNSPAPDLVWDGRMFVFTGVMTFGPRKECQALVEERGGLIGGSVSKKVHYLVVGSVGNEQWRHSTYGTKIIKAVELREAGASIAIVGEDHWQRMLFG; translated from the coding sequence ATGGATCTACACAACGAGTTTGAAAGCAGCAAATTCTTCCATCGCGACCGAATCGATCGACGTGCTGCTGATGCCTTGGTGGGGTTGGCCGCTGGGATCACCGCAGACGGTGCAGTGAACATCACTGAAGCGGTTTTTTTGAAGCAGTGGTTGGAGAACAATCTCGCGCACTTGAACGATCCGGTGATAAATCTGCTGTATTCGCGTTTGGCATGCATGCTTCAGGACAATGCGTTGGACAAGGATGAATCTTTAGAGCTGCTTAACATTCTGCGTGGTTTTTCTGGAATGGGTATTGAAAGACCGAAGATCGGCGGCACCGTTGTCGTTGCTCCGACGGATCTTCCTTTCAATTCACCGGCTCCTGATTTGGTGTGGGACGGCCGGATGTTCGTATTCACGGGGGTCATGACCTTTGGACCGCGTAAAGAATGTCAGGCGCTGGTCGAAGAGCGAGGCGGTTTGATTGGAGGGAGTGTGAGTAAAAAGGTGCATTACCTGGTGGTCGGTAGTGTGGGTAATGAGCAGTGGCGCCACAGTACTTATGGAACGAAGATCATAAAGGCCGTGGAGTTACGCGAGGCGGGAGCTTCCATTGCCATTGTGGGGGAGGATCATTGGCAAAGGATGCTTTTTGGTTGA
- a CDS encoding DUF2971 domain-containing protein, which yields MKQLFKYMSEPRDFFEKGFIRLSQPSVLNDPFEAAFCRKSLDELASHFDEPTSWDPEFGELKFSQYVDLRMHHIGVISFTESKENLLMWAHYANEHKGIVAGVAYHPEMGSIFESLFRADSLINSAWGEEWSKFDGAPVPVFYRKGLRYRNDKFDYDYSNISAEGADRVLYEVFLQKSDEWIYEQEHRVILRLEQADRVIVPNISSIGNLHIQNRIKNSSYSVLNTDSRSCIVNLFEVADGAERTAVAMELAKLSKNPKTIYLMKLSSGSINNCLIGLNSNFTKADIQGKHACSTGYLDIWKATRNMDYYSIEFEEI from the coding sequence TTGAAGCAGCTCTTTAAATACATGAGCGAACCTCGGGATTTTTTCGAAAAAGGATTTATTCGTCTCTCGCAACCAAGCGTATTGAATGATCCATTTGAGGCGGCGTTCTGCCGTAAAAGTTTAGATGAACTGGCCAGTCACTTCGATGAACCGACCTCTTGGGACCCAGAATTTGGAGAGTTGAAGTTTTCGCAGTATGTTGATTTACGGATGCACCACATCGGCGTGATAAGTTTCACTGAAAGTAAAGAAAATTTACTAATGTGGGCACATTATGCCAATGAACACAAAGGGATTGTTGCTGGTGTAGCATACCACCCTGAAATGGGGTCAATTTTTGAGAGTCTATTTAGGGCAGACTCCTTGATAAATTCTGCTTGGGGCGAGGAATGGTCGAAATTCGATGGCGCTCCTGTACCTGTTTTTTATAGAAAAGGCTTGAGATACCGAAACGATAAGTTTGATTATGACTATTCAAATATCTCAGCAGAGGGGGCCGATAGAGTTCTATATGAGGTTTTTTTACAAAAGAGTGATGAGTGGATTTATGAACAAGAGCATCGCGTGATTCTTAGGCTGGAGCAAGCTGATCGAGTGATAGTTCCAAACATCAGCTCTATTGGCAATTTGCACATACAAAACAGGATAAAAAACTCAAGCTATTCAGTTTTAAACACCGATTCACGCTCATGCATTGTTAATCTATTTGAGGTTGCCGACGGCGCTGAGCGTACGGCTGTAGCAATGGAGTTGGCCAAGTTAAGCAAAAATCCCAAGACCATATATCTGATGAAATTATCATCTGGCTCAATAAATAATTGCTTGATAGGCTTAAATTCGAACTTTACCAAAGCTGACATTCAAGGAAAGCACGCCTGCTCTACCGGATATTTGGATATCTGGAAAGCCACCAGAAACATGGACTATTACAGTATAGAGTTTGAGGAAATATAA
- a CDS encoding ABC transporter substrate-binding protein, which produces MQTYKKFLLAAAVSMAFSATAMAETLKMGIEAAYPPFNNKDASGNVVGFDKDIGDALCAKMKVEKCEVYVSDWDGIIPALNAKKFDFLVSSLSITDERKQAVDFTDPYYSNKLQFIAPKATADFKTDAAYLKGKVIGAQRATLAGTYLEDKLPDTEAKLYDTQENAYLDLTSGRLDGILADKYVQYEWLKSKDGSAYEFKGDPVVESDKIGIAVRKGDPLRERLNKALAEIKADGTYKKINDKYFPFSIE; this is translated from the coding sequence ATGCAGACCTATAAGAAATTCCTTCTGGCCGCGGCCGTCTCGATGGCGTTCAGCGCCACGGCCATGGCAGAAACCTTGAAAATGGGGATCGAAGCGGCTTACCCACCGTTCAACAATAAAGACGCCAGCGGCAACGTAGTGGGCTTCGACAAGGACATCGGCGACGCCTTGTGCGCCAAGATGAAAGTCGAGAAGTGCGAAGTGTATGTGTCCGACTGGGACGGCATCATCCCGGCCTTGAACGCCAAGAAGTTCGACTTCCTGGTGTCTTCGCTGTCGATCACCGATGAGCGCAAGCAAGCGGTTGACTTCACCGACCCGTACTACTCGAACAAGCTGCAGTTCATTGCGCCAAAAGCCACAGCAGACTTCAAGACTGACGCCGCTTACCTGAAGGGCAAGGTGATCGGTGCACAGCGTGCAACGCTGGCCGGTACCTACCTGGAAGACAAGCTGCCGGACACCGAAGCCAAGCTCTACGACACCCAGGAAAACGCCTACCTCGACCTGACCTCCGGTCGCCTCGACGGCATCCTCGCCGACAAGTACGTGCAGTACGAGTGGCTCAAGAGCAAAGACGGTTCGGCCTATGAGTTCAAAGGCGATCCGGTGGTGGAAAGCGACAAGATCGGTATCGCCGTACGCAAGGGCGACCCATTGCGCGAGCGCCTGAACAAAGCCCTGGCAGAGATCAAGGCAGACGGCACCTACAAGAAGATCAACGACAAGTACTTCCCGTTCAGCATCGAATGA
- a CDS encoding ABC transporter permease, with protein sequence MNFDLYGFGPALAAGALMTVKLALTALCLGLVLGLAGALAKTSPYKPLQWLGGAYSTIVRGIPELLWVLLIYFGTVNLMRALGEFFGNPDLSLSAFAAGVIALGLCFGAYATEVFRGAILAIPKGHREAGVALGLSKFRIFTRLIMPQMWRIALPGLGNLFMILMKDTALVSVIGLEEIMRHAQIGVTVTKQPFTFFMVAAFMYLGLTVLAMTSMHFLEKRAARGFARSTQ encoded by the coding sequence ATGAATTTCGATCTCTACGGATTCGGCCCGGCCCTCGCCGCCGGCGCGCTGATGACCGTCAAACTGGCGCTCACGGCCCTGTGCCTGGGGCTGGTGCTCGGCCTTGCCGGCGCCCTGGCCAAGACTTCGCCGTACAAGCCGCTGCAATGGCTGGGCGGTGCGTATTCGACCATCGTTCGCGGTATTCCCGAATTACTGTGGGTGCTGCTGATTTACTTCGGCACCGTCAACCTGATGCGTGCCCTGGGTGAGTTTTTTGGCAACCCCGACCTGTCGCTGAGTGCCTTCGCCGCCGGCGTCATCGCCCTGGGCCTGTGCTTCGGCGCCTACGCCACCGAAGTGTTTCGCGGTGCGATCCTCGCCATTCCCAAGGGCCACCGCGAAGCCGGTGTGGCATTGGGGCTGTCGAAATTTCGGATTTTCACCCGGTTGATCATGCCGCAGATGTGGCGTATCGCCCTCCCGGGCCTGGGCAACCTATTCATGATCCTGATGAAAGACACCGCACTGGTGTCGGTGATCGGCCTTGAAGAAATCATGCGCCACGCGCAAATCGGTGTGACCGTCACCAAGCAGCCATTCACCTTCTTCATGGTCGCAGCGTTCATGTACCTGGGCCTGACCGTACTGGCGATGACCAGCATGCACTTCCTGGAAAAACGCGCCGCCCGCGGCTTTGCAAGGAGCACCCAATGA
- a CDS encoding CHASE2 domain-containing protein, with product MLSNPPLFKYRRYWLAVIIVLLAILDPFGLASSSDKASAQWLNRMFASHYPSLGQQRVAVVLIDDAYLMRNDTSWPMPYGEQSKLFKRLLAYKPRAVFVDLLYSHDHSLGDPARGSQLLANVFERYQRQGISLWLANTGLTRAEAGQANTLAPFMQVSRPALVVWEGVDDKYPLAMHTQAGLLETPAMALYREFCATQHCKQPPVDAQTAAQRQPIAVQWGLKLAAEQARIADISHCAPARHFLLDGVAQFFQAVFWKLDDSAQARCPYTLTLSASDLEVSDPDDQALIAELLRDRLVLVGANIASTGDLVESPVHGQLPGVYLHAMALDNLINSGMDYDHEPADFPRLPFNWLDLLELGLLALIAVLKALHARRLAGQRTWSPWRRQEIWFFTSPCPSWLLVMSMLVAVSVLLSLNDITPVNVLGIVLLSLVLFSERIEAFFDRDR from the coding sequence ATGTTGTCGAACCCTCCTCTGTTCAAATACCGCCGCTATTGGCTGGCGGTCATCATCGTGTTGCTGGCGATTCTTGATCCTTTCGGCCTGGCCAGTTCCAGCGACAAGGCGTCGGCGCAGTGGCTCAATCGTATGTTCGCCAGCCACTACCCGAGCCTTGGGCAGCAGCGGGTGGCGGTGGTGTTGATCGATGATGCCTACCTGATGCGCAACGACACCTCCTGGCCAATGCCCTACGGCGAGCAGAGCAAGTTGTTCAAGCGCTTGCTGGCGTACAAGCCTCGGGCGGTGTTTGTGGATTTGCTGTACAGCCATGATCACTCGTTGGGCGACCCGGCGCGGGGCAGTCAGTTGCTGGCGAATGTGTTTGAGCGTTATCAGCGCCAGGGCATCTCGCTGTGGTTGGCCAATACCGGGTTGACGCGTGCGGAGGCGGGCCAGGCCAATACGCTGGCGCCTTTTATGCAGGTGAGCCGCCCAGCACTGGTGGTGTGGGAGGGGGTGGACGACAAGTACCCGTTGGCCATGCACACACAGGCAGGGCTTTTAGAAACCCCAGCAATGGCGCTGTACCGCGAGTTTTGTGCCACGCAACATTGCAAACAGCCGCCGGTGGATGCGCAGACCGCTGCGCAGCGCCAGCCCATTGCTGTGCAATGGGGGCTGAAGCTGGCGGCGGAACAGGCGCGGATTGCCGATATCAGCCACTGCGCGCCCGCGCGGCATTTTTTGCTGGATGGGGTGGCGCAGTTCTTTCAGGCCGTGTTCTGGAAGCTTGATGACTCGGCCCAGGCGCGGTGCCCTTATACGCTGACGTTGTCGGCCAGTGACCTGGAGGTCAGCGACCCTGACGATCAGGCATTGATCGCAGAGTTGCTGCGCGACCGCCTGGTGCTGGTGGGCGCCAATATCGCGTCCACGGGGGATCTGGTTGAGTCGCCGGTACATGGCCAACTCCCCGGCGTGTACTTGCACGCCATGGCCCTGGATAACCTGATCAATTCTGGCATGGACTACGACCATGAACCGGCCGACTTTCCCCGCTTGCCCTTCAATTGGCTGGACCTGCTGGAGCTCGGGCTGCTGGCGTTGATTGCCGTGCTCAAGGCACTGCACGCACGTCGCCTGGCGGGCCAGCGCACCTGGAGCCCGTGGCGGCGCCAGGAAATCTGGTTTTTTACTTCGCCGTGCCCCTCGTGGCTGTTGGTGATGTCGATGTTGGTGGCGGTCAGTGTGTTGCTGAGCCTCAATGACATCACCCCGGTCAACGTCCTGGGCATTGTATTGCTGTCGTTGGTGTTGTTCAGCGAGCGGATCGAAGCCTTCTTCGACCGCGACCGCTGA
- a CDS encoding DUF3077 domain-containing protein: MTVTNASALTTLGVTPFSFHSDQPLFRVNSGVSLHEALHHVSDLLHLAKLLAEDAAMTQDTDRYAWASHYLQEMSKAVIDDVVKVLESPGNVEQ, encoded by the coding sequence ATGACCGTTACAAATGCGTCTGCGTTAACCACCCTCGGCGTCACCCCCTTTTCCTTTCACTCCGACCAACCTCTGTTCCGCGTCAACAGCGGTGTTTCCCTGCATGAAGCCTTGCATCACGTTTCTGACCTGCTCCACCTCGCCAAGCTGCTCGCGGAAGACGCGGCGATGACGCAGGACACGGACCGTTATGCCTGGGCGTCGCATTATTTGCAGGAGATGAGCAAGGCGGTGATTGATGATGTGGTGAAGGTGTTGGAGTCGCCTGGGAATGTTGAGCAATAA
- a CDS encoding ABC transporter permease has product MNWAVIIKWLPKLAQGATLTLELVAIAVIAGLLLAIPLGIARSSRRWYVSALPYGYIFFFRGTPLLVQLFLVYYGLAQFDAVRNSFMWPYLRDPFWCATATMTLHTAAYIAEILRGAIQAIPPGEIEAARALGMSKPKTLFYIILPRASRIGLPAYSNEVILMLKASALASTVTLLELTGMARTIIARTYLPVEIFFAAGLFYLLMAYVLVRGFKLLEKWLRVDACQGR; this is encoded by the coding sequence CTGAACTGGGCCGTGATCATCAAGTGGCTGCCGAAGTTGGCCCAGGGCGCGACTTTGACCCTGGAGCTGGTGGCAATCGCCGTGATCGCCGGCCTGCTGCTGGCGATTCCACTGGGTATCGCGCGCTCTTCGCGCCGCTGGTACGTGAGCGCCCTGCCCTATGGCTACATTTTCTTCTTCCGTGGCACGCCGTTGTTGGTGCAGCTGTTCCTGGTGTATTACGGCCTGGCGCAGTTCGACGCGGTGCGCAACAGTTTCATGTGGCCGTACCTGCGCGACCCGTTCTGGTGCGCCACTGCCACCATGACCCTGCACACCGCCGCCTATATCGCCGAGATCCTGCGCGGTGCAATCCAGGCCATTCCGCCGGGCGAGATCGAAGCAGCGCGGGCATTGGGCATGTCCAAACCGAAAACGCTGTTCTACATCATCCTGCCCCGCGCCTCGCGCATCGGCCTGCCGGCCTACAGCAACGAAGTGATTCTGATGCTCAAGGCCAGCGCCCTGGCCAGTACCGTGACCCTGCTGGAACTGACCGGCATGGCGCGCACCATCATTGCCCGCACTTACCTGCCGGTAGAGATTTTCTTCGCCGCGGGCTTGTTCTACCTGCTGATGGCCTACGTGCTGGTGCGCGGTTTCAAACTGCTGGAAAAGTGGCTGCGCGTCGATGCGTGCCAAGGACGTTGA